One genomic region from Anopheles bellator chromosome 2, idAnoBellAS_SP24_06.2, whole genome shotgun sequence encodes:
- the LOC131212147 gene encoding putative lipid scramblase CLPTM1, with amino-acid sequence MSEEENNSAVAADEGQPLVDGGSADNEEGTVQAAGGAAAQPQQQPSRTESFFAITKSLIIRALIIYFISSFFRRPAPDAGGANQASAPGKSKITAWNLFENGTVFDLHVYISEDLYYVDFNDPNSLIWLQEGLVYGDWYGGRDGDGIFTIRTHIKASERLMNNGSIYLHTYVTKAGLSPNPAAGAEFAGKNVGYAKGMLSKFKRIKRTKTHNLLAGEKEKFEKELEDALVDDKIMAHWHPNLTINLVTDQTNWVKGSVPPPLDEYVKFLPGSQTYLPIVFYNDYWNMMRDYQPINSTTPLLELNLSYQPLSLFKWQLYAAQTMRNKWANNMFTEALSGGSESDEDQDSLKEALLDTNPYLLGVTIVVTILHSVFELLAFKNDIQFWNNRKSLEGLSVRSVFFSVFQSIIVLLYVLDNETNFMIKVSCFIGLGIEVWKIQKVVNINLSKENRLFGFLPRIQFSDKGSYVESSTKQYDKLAFKYLGWVCFPLLVAYSVYSVLYQEHKGWYSFVLNMLYGYLLTFGFIMMTPQLFINYKLKSVAHLPWRMLTYKFLNTFIDDIFAFVIKMPMMYRIGCFRDDIVFFIFLYQRWIYKVDSKRVNEFGFSAEMLQPKEGTEGTAGAITAPEGDAIAGGDKHSKDSSMNGSAPASPNAHKKNKKSSPKRKGANKSAAEKKVD; translated from the exons GGCACCGTGCAGGCGGCAGGTGGTGCGGCGGCTcaaccgcaacagcaaccatcACGGACGGAATCATTTTTCGCCATCACCAAGTCGCTAATTATTCGCGCCCTCATCATTTACTTCATTTCATCGTTCTTCCGTCGGCCAGCGCCAGATGCCGGTGGGGCCAATCAAGCAAGTGCCCCCGGCAAGTCGAAGATAACGGCTTGGAACCTGTTCGAGAATGGGACCGTCTTTGATTTGCACGTGTACATTTCGGAAGATCTGTATTACGTTGATTTCAATGACCCGAACAGTTTAATCTGGTTGCAAGAAGGCCTAGTGTACGGTGATTGGTACGGTGGCCGCGATGGGGATGGCATTTTCACGATACGCACTCACATTAAGGCTTCGGAGCGACTGATGAACAATGGCTCCATTTATCTTCACACCTACGTCACGAAAGCGGGTCTCAGTCCGAACCCGGCGGCGGGCGCAGAATTCGCGGGCAAAAACGTGGGTTACGCGAAGGGCATGCTGAGCAAGTTCAAGCGGATCAAGCGCACCAAAACGCACAACTTACTGGcgggcgaaaaggaaaagtttgaaaaagaGCTTGAAGACGCCCTGGTCGATGACAAAATAATGGCTCACTGGCACCCGAACTTGACTATCAATCTGGTGACGGACCAAACCAATTGGGTGAAGGGATCCGTTCCACCGCCGTTGGATGAGTACGTTAAATTCCTTCCCGGTAGTCAGACGTATCTTCCGATCGTCTTCTACAACGATTACTGGAACATGATGCGGGACTATCAGCCGATCAACAGTACGACGCCACTGCTGGAGCTGAATCTGTCCTACCAACCGCTTTCGCTGTTCAAATGGCAACTGTATGCGGCGCAAACGATGCGCAACAAATGGGCCAACAATATGTTCACGGAGGCCCTGTCTGGAGGCAGCGAATCGGACGAGGATCAGGACTCCCTAAAGGAAGCGCTGTTGGACACTAACCCGTACCTTCTGGGGGTCACAATCGTCGTCACGATCTTGCACAGCGTGTTTGAGCTGCTGGCGTTCAAGAATGATATACAATTCTGGAATAACCGCAAATCTCTGGAGGGCCTatcggtccggtcggtgtTTTTCAGCGTGTTCCAGTCGATCATCGTGCTGCTGTACGTGCTGGACAATGAAACCAACTTCATGATCAAGGTGAGCTGCTTCATCGGGCTCGGGATCGAGGTGTGGAAGATCCAGAAAGTGGTCAATATCAACTTGAGCAAAGAGAATCGGCTGTTTGGCTTCTTGCCGCGGATCCAATTTTCCGATAAGGGCTCATACGTAGAGTCGAGCACGAAGCAGTACGATAAGCTGGCCTTCAAGTACCTGGGTTGGGTGTGCTTTCCGCTGCTCGTTGCGTACAGCGTGTACAGTGTGCTGTACCAAGAGCACAAAGGTTGGTACTCGTTCGTGCTGAATATGCTGTACGGCTACCTACTTACCTTCGGGTTCATCATGATGACGCCGCAACTGTTCATCAACTACAAGCTGAAGTCGGTCGCCCATTTACCGTGGAGGATGCTGACTTACAAATTCCTAAACACCTTCATCGACGACATATTTGCATTCGTGATCAAAATGCCGATGATGTACCGCATCGGGTGCTTCCGTGACG ACATTGTGTTCTTCATTTTCCTCTACCAACGTTGGATTTATAAGGTCGATTCGAAGCGTGTGAACGAGTTTGGCTTTTCGGCAGAAATGTTACAGCCAAAGGAGGGCACCGAAGGCACGGCAGGGGCGATAACTGCGCCCGAAGGAGATGCGATCGCTGGTGGTGACAAGCATTCGAAAGATTCGTCTATGAACGGCTCGGCTCCTGCGTCGCCTAATGCACacaagaagaacaaaaaatctTCTCCAAAACGTAAGGGCGCTAATAAGTCGGCCGCCGAAAAGAAGGTAGACTAA